A stretch of the Takifugu flavidus isolate HTHZ2018 chromosome 1, ASM371156v2, whole genome shotgun sequence genome encodes the following:
- the telo2 gene encoding telomere length regulation protein TEL2 homolog isoform X2 translates to METITPNIEIRSVVAQCLRTLTTSAENKDVITALQTLQSYLDGGSDSRIPSVQRAEFRRVHFTRTLRFLVSNIQADWVHSLKAQQRKELWDGLFLKGPADQTLLVLMEGIGELRPSINLDHLVSITERFLQNGGLAELLWSYCLETGPSDSPQLRETLQGRIVGLPDLLANKLQLNNKPLFLPQQYYPLLATEILSALENVCQALRNGTDCSLTFVAQVLGKVCVQGQSALVFNEMAPRLSIHTRSDMVWQRVCWKLLQDVPQRCMESVLTGLVQSVSRPDILGRIIGNIVLTNKKAQFVITHKLLLLQYKYETRVLRVLLGYLAADRERRPLLIQVLRAVSQAWANPSAVKHTPIEQQLYVSKALLLSVHLLDDSELHELQSDLLQCMLGGMQSHLDSSVVRIRHMGMVVGECLSSRMDISETKLKFEYDQDDETRELLSLMTAHSDDESEPEPVSRSESPKVTNEIPPPVPNKLPQNNLGRQPDPDLDSDDELTPYDMSDDQEMSAASPPRYLRDCLETLISSEDPMRVELSLIAAEDLVRKNVFAAREISVELTKVLLHMENKYNLNNFLVLRQATMVALTVIDCIPVTQYLTTEFYSLNYSLRQRLDMLEVLVFAARELSSPVSEKRDPSVGVAATGSSDLSPYVNDKPVDWRQEVEKRIQSKTRRLRKGVTQPAPEATPNRYAPVAGHFFFPLLRNYDRPQVTFDLLGSDHLVLGRLIHTLGVFMHLAVNAPVATQMGRALLDFVWSVRYHVDQTVRRGVLFAVCSLLMSVNSQNLLADFGDQLFETRSWLADVAEGDPDGDCRDLAVQSLVLLDKSLKKQLQN, encoded by the exons ATGGAGACTATTACACCAAATATTGAGATTCGTTCAGTCGTGGCCCAATGTTTGCGTACCCTTACGACATCTGCAGAAAACAAAGACGTTATTACCGCGCTTCAAACTTTGCAGTCTTACTTGGATGGAGGCTCAGACAGTAGAATCCCTTCAGTTCAGCGAGCAGAGTTCAGAAGGGTTCACTTCACTCGGACCCTCCGGTTCCTCGTCAGTAACATCCAGGCTGACTGGGTGCACAGTTTAAAAGCACAGCAACGCAAAGAGCTATGGGATGGTTTGTTCCTCAAAGGACCTGCAGACCAGACGCTGTTGGTGCTGATGGAAGGAATAGGAGAGCTAAG ACCCAGCATAAATTTGGACCACTTGGTCAGCATCACGGAAAGGTTTCTTCAGAATGGTGGACTTGCTGAATTGCTGTGGTCTTACTGTCTGGAGACAGGACCCTCTGATTCTCCTCAGCTCCGAGAGACATTGCAGGGTCGTATTGTGGGACTGCCAGACCTTTTGGCAAATAAGCTGCAGCTAAACAACAAACCCCTGTTTCTTCCTCAGCAATATTACCCACTACTTGCAACAGAGATTCTCTCTGCTCTGGAGAATGTTTGTCAAGCCCTTAGAA ATGGCACAGACTGCTCCCTGACATTTGTGGCTCAGGTGCTTGGAAAAGTGTGCGTGCAGGGTCAGAGTG ctctggtgTTTAATGAGATGGCCCCTCGATTGTCCATCCACACCCGCTCAGACATGGTGTGGCAGAGGGTCtgctggaagctgctgcaggacgttCCACAGCGCTGCATGGAGAGCGTGCTCACAGGACTTGTGCAGTCTGTCAGCAG GCCTGACATATTGGGCAGGATCATTGGGAATATAGTCTTAACCAATAAAAAGGCCCAGTTTGTAATTACACATAAACTTCTGTTGCTACAATACAAATACGAG ACTCGAGTTTTGAGAGTGCTCCTAGGTTACCTCGCAGCAGACCGAGAGCGGAGACCACTGCTTATCCAG GTCCTGCGGGCGGTGTCCCAGGCGTGGGCTAACCCCAGTGCAGTGAAGCATACTCCCATAGAGCAACAGCTGTATGTCAGCAAAGCCTTACTGCTGAGTGTACATCTGCTGGATGACTCTGAACTCCATGAGCTCCAGTCtg ACTTACTACAGTGTATGCTGGGGGGCATGCAGAGCCACTTGGACAGCAGTGTGGTCCGTATCAGACATATGGGCATGGTGGTGGGAGAGTGCCTGAGCTCTCGTATGGATATCAGTGAAACCAAACTCAAATTTGAG TATGATCAAGATGATGAGACTCGAGAGCTGCTTTCTCTGATGACAGCCCATTCTGATGATGAATCAGAGCCCGAGCCTGTAAGCAG ATCTGAAAGTCCTAAAGTTACCAATGAAATCCCTCCTCCCGTTCCGAATAAATTGCCACAGAATAACTTGGGCCGTCAGCCAGACCCTGACCTGGACAG TGATGATGAGCTCACTCCATACGATATGTCAGACGATCAGGAGATGAGTGCAGCCTCTCCACCACGCTACCTCCGAGACTGTCTGGAAA CTTTAATTTCCTCTGAGGATCCGATGCGTGTGGAGCTCAGTTTAATAGCTGCTGAAGATTTGGTGAGGAAGAACGTCTTTGCAGCGCGGGAG atTAGTGTGGAACTCACCAAAGTCCTTCTTCACATGGAGAATAAATACAACCTAAATAACTTCCTAGTTCTCAGACAGGCAACAATGGTGGCACTGACTGTGATCGACTGTATCCCA GTGACTCAGTATTTGACCACAGAGTTTTATTCTTTGAACTACAGCCTTCGCCAGCGGCTCGATATGTTGGAG GTGCTTGTTTTTGCAGCACGGGAGCTCTCGAGTCCAGTGAGTGAAAAGAGAGACCCGTCTGTGGGTGTTGCAGCTACAGGAAGCTCTGATTTGAGTCCATACGTCAATGACAAACCTGTTGACTGGCGCCAAGAAGTAGAAAAGCGGATTCAAAGCAAGACAAGACGTCTCAGAAAG GGTGTGACACAACCTGCGCCAGAGGCCACCCCAAACCGTTATGCTCCTGTGGCTGGACACTTCTTTTTCCCTTTGCTGAGGAACTATGACAG GCCTCAGGTGACATTTGACCTGTTGGGCAGCGACCATTTGGTGCTGGGCAGGTTGATCCACACGTTGGGTGTCTTCATGCATCTGGCAGTCAATGCACCG GTGGCTACGCAGATGGGTCGGGCTTTACTGGACTTTGTATGGTCAGTCCGCTACCACGTTGACCA GACGGTGAGAAGAGGTGTCCTCTTTGCAGTTTGCTCCCTATTAATGAGCGTGAACAGCCAAAACCTGCTGGCGGACTTTGGCGATCAGCTGTTTGAGACTCGATCTTGGCTTGCTG ATGTGGCTGAAGGAGACCCTGATGGAGATTGTCGAGATCTGGCCGTTCAAAGTTTGGTGCTGCTGGATAAGAGTCTGAAGAAACAGTTACAGAATTAA
- the telo2 gene encoding telomere length regulation protein TEL2 homolog isoform X1: protein METITPNIEIRSVVAQCLRTLTTSAENKDVITALQTLQSYLDGGSDSRIPSVQRAEFRRVHFTRTLRFLVSNIQADWVHSLKAQQRKELWDGLFLKGPADQTLLVLMEGIGELRPSINLDHLVSITERFLQNGGLAELLWSYCLETGPSDSPQLRETLQGRIVGLPDLLANKLQLNNKPLFLPQQYYPLLATEILSALENVCQALRNGTDCSLTFVAQVLGKVCVQGQSALVFNEMAPRLSIHTRSDMVWQRVCWKLLQDVPQRCMESVLTGLVQSVSRPDILGRIIGNIVLTNKKAQFVITHKLLLLQYKYETRVLRVLLGYLAADRERRPLLIQVLRAVSQAWANPSAVKHTPIEQQLYVSKALLLSVHLLDDSELHELQSDLLQCMLGGMQSHLDSSVVRIRHMGMVVGECLSSRMDISETKLKFEYDQDDETRELLSLMTAHSDDESEPEPVSRSESPKVTNEIPPPVPNKLPQNNLGRQPDPDLDSDDELTPYDMSDDQEMSAASPPRYLRDCLETLISSEDPMRVELSLIAAEDLVRKNVFAAREISVELTKVLLHMENKYNLNNFLVLRQATMVALTVIDCIPVTQYLTTEFYSLNYSLRQRLDMLEVLVFAARELSSPVSEKRDPSVGVAATGSSDLSPYVNDKPVDWRQEVEKRIQSKTRRLRKGVTQPAPEATPNRYAPVAGHFFFPLLRNYDRPQVTFDLLGSDHLVLGRLIHTLGVFMHLAVNAPVATQMGRALLDFVWSVRYHVDQTVRRGVLFAVCSLLMSVNSQNLLADFGDQLFETRSWLAGRPLTLGNKNSFLQHNGVSGSRGFTGNLKLFVLYLTILRGLADCFYI, encoded by the exons ATGGAGACTATTACACCAAATATTGAGATTCGTTCAGTCGTGGCCCAATGTTTGCGTACCCTTACGACATCTGCAGAAAACAAAGACGTTATTACCGCGCTTCAAACTTTGCAGTCTTACTTGGATGGAGGCTCAGACAGTAGAATCCCTTCAGTTCAGCGAGCAGAGTTCAGAAGGGTTCACTTCACTCGGACCCTCCGGTTCCTCGTCAGTAACATCCAGGCTGACTGGGTGCACAGTTTAAAAGCACAGCAACGCAAAGAGCTATGGGATGGTTTGTTCCTCAAAGGACCTGCAGACCAGACGCTGTTGGTGCTGATGGAAGGAATAGGAGAGCTAAG ACCCAGCATAAATTTGGACCACTTGGTCAGCATCACGGAAAGGTTTCTTCAGAATGGTGGACTTGCTGAATTGCTGTGGTCTTACTGTCTGGAGACAGGACCCTCTGATTCTCCTCAGCTCCGAGAGACATTGCAGGGTCGTATTGTGGGACTGCCAGACCTTTTGGCAAATAAGCTGCAGCTAAACAACAAACCCCTGTTTCTTCCTCAGCAATATTACCCACTACTTGCAACAGAGATTCTCTCTGCTCTGGAGAATGTTTGTCAAGCCCTTAGAA ATGGCACAGACTGCTCCCTGACATTTGTGGCTCAGGTGCTTGGAAAAGTGTGCGTGCAGGGTCAGAGTG ctctggtgTTTAATGAGATGGCCCCTCGATTGTCCATCCACACCCGCTCAGACATGGTGTGGCAGAGGGTCtgctggaagctgctgcaggacgttCCACAGCGCTGCATGGAGAGCGTGCTCACAGGACTTGTGCAGTCTGTCAGCAG GCCTGACATATTGGGCAGGATCATTGGGAATATAGTCTTAACCAATAAAAAGGCCCAGTTTGTAATTACACATAAACTTCTGTTGCTACAATACAAATACGAG ACTCGAGTTTTGAGAGTGCTCCTAGGTTACCTCGCAGCAGACCGAGAGCGGAGACCACTGCTTATCCAG GTCCTGCGGGCGGTGTCCCAGGCGTGGGCTAACCCCAGTGCAGTGAAGCATACTCCCATAGAGCAACAGCTGTATGTCAGCAAAGCCTTACTGCTGAGTGTACATCTGCTGGATGACTCTGAACTCCATGAGCTCCAGTCtg ACTTACTACAGTGTATGCTGGGGGGCATGCAGAGCCACTTGGACAGCAGTGTGGTCCGTATCAGACATATGGGCATGGTGGTGGGAGAGTGCCTGAGCTCTCGTATGGATATCAGTGAAACCAAACTCAAATTTGAG TATGATCAAGATGATGAGACTCGAGAGCTGCTTTCTCTGATGACAGCCCATTCTGATGATGAATCAGAGCCCGAGCCTGTAAGCAG ATCTGAAAGTCCTAAAGTTACCAATGAAATCCCTCCTCCCGTTCCGAATAAATTGCCACAGAATAACTTGGGCCGTCAGCCAGACCCTGACCTGGACAG TGATGATGAGCTCACTCCATACGATATGTCAGACGATCAGGAGATGAGTGCAGCCTCTCCACCACGCTACCTCCGAGACTGTCTGGAAA CTTTAATTTCCTCTGAGGATCCGATGCGTGTGGAGCTCAGTTTAATAGCTGCTGAAGATTTGGTGAGGAAGAACGTCTTTGCAGCGCGGGAG atTAGTGTGGAACTCACCAAAGTCCTTCTTCACATGGAGAATAAATACAACCTAAATAACTTCCTAGTTCTCAGACAGGCAACAATGGTGGCACTGACTGTGATCGACTGTATCCCA GTGACTCAGTATTTGACCACAGAGTTTTATTCTTTGAACTACAGCCTTCGCCAGCGGCTCGATATGTTGGAG GTGCTTGTTTTTGCAGCACGGGAGCTCTCGAGTCCAGTGAGTGAAAAGAGAGACCCGTCTGTGGGTGTTGCAGCTACAGGAAGCTCTGATTTGAGTCCATACGTCAATGACAAACCTGTTGACTGGCGCCAAGAAGTAGAAAAGCGGATTCAAAGCAAGACAAGACGTCTCAGAAAG GGTGTGACACAACCTGCGCCAGAGGCCACCCCAAACCGTTATGCTCCTGTGGCTGGACACTTCTTTTTCCCTTTGCTGAGGAACTATGACAG GCCTCAGGTGACATTTGACCTGTTGGGCAGCGACCATTTGGTGCTGGGCAGGTTGATCCACACGTTGGGTGTCTTCATGCATCTGGCAGTCAATGCACCG GTGGCTACGCAGATGGGTCGGGCTTTACTGGACTTTGTATGGTCAGTCCGCTACCACGTTGACCA GACGGTGAGAAGAGGTGTCCTCTTTGCAGTTTGCTCCCTATTAATGAGCGTGAACAGCCAAAACCTGCTGGCGGACTTTGGCGATCAGCTGTTTGAGACTCGATCTTGGCTTGCTG GACGCCCGCTGACCCTGGGCAACAAAAACAGTTTCCTCCAACACAACGGGGTCAGTGGATCACGTGGGTTCACAGGCAATTTGAAGTtatttgttttgtatttaaCTATACTGAGAGGTCTTGCtgattgtttttatatttaa